The Portunus trituberculatus isolate SZX2019 chromosome 19, ASM1759143v1, whole genome shotgun sequence genome contains a region encoding:
- the LOC123506105 gene encoding UDP-glucosyltransferase 2-like isoform X1, translating into MPVLGTYSYRAGVMHLFATLVVVVASAAVSASEQYRVLIVTPVASRSQYHLCAAIAEGLGEAGHEVTFVSSFKLKHTSKYGVQHVHSGGDNSMMEEMNLFDIHENPNIMFSTFTQVYKNIGHNMWANDEIKQLWHERNKFHAIITISYANEVISPFLLDYQGVFVTLCTPGIELRTISYQGNWLPFSSVPTLLTDFTQDMTFIERVINPLNFIFYRIVYIFTVLPVAQSIVQDYFPGMPPIETLYENSSLTLINGHFSIDGQVPLLPTQVEIGTISTNKPRPLPQDLEDFMGGAGEAGVILFSLGSIARSTHMPGKYKDVLVEAFRSLPQRVIWKYEGDDLQLPPNVITTAWVPQQDILRHNKTRLFISHCGNLGVQEAQYNGVPILGMPLAFDQLRNAQRMAKNGYGLALDWNDLTVESLLDAIHTLLTPRYREKLQAVSKALHDQKESPKERATWWVEYAIRNKGAPHMTYSGKRLHFLQYVMVDVMLFLVAVVAAWLLLSILCLRRLIRCCRRPQKHALQETKKQK; encoded by the exons ATGCCGGTATTGGGCACTTATTCATACAGAGCCGG ggtcatGCATCTATTCGCGactctggtggtagtggtggcgtcGGCAGCAGTATCGGCAAGCGAGCAGTACCGAGTGCTTATTGTGACCCCCGTGGCGAGCCGCAGTCAGTACCACCTCTGCGCTGCCATCGCCGAGGGTCTTGGGGAGGCCGGTCATGAGGTtacttttgtttcctccttcaaaTTAAAGCACACCTCTAA ATATGGCGTACAACACGTGCATTCTGGAGGCGACAACAGTATGATGGAAGAAATGAATTTGTTTGATATACACGAAAATCCAAACATCATGTTTTCTACATTCACGCAAGTATACAAGAATATAGGACATAACATGTGGGCCAATGACGAAATAAAACAACTTTGGCATGAAAGGAACAAGTTTCACGCAATTATCACCATTAGCTACGCTAACGAGGTGATTTCACCTTTCCTGCTGGATTATCAAGGAGTGTTTGTAACTTTGTGCACACCCGGTATTGAGCTTCGAACTATTTCTTATCAAGGCAACTGGCTTCCCTTTTCCTCGGTGCCAACACTTCTGACTGACTTCACTCAAGACATGACGTTTATTGAGAGAGTTATTAATCCACTTAATTTCATATTCTATAGAATCGTATACATATTTACGGTACTGCCGGTAGCCCAGAGCATTGTGCAAGACTATTTCCCCGGAATGCCTCCCATTGAGACGCTCTATGAAAACAGTTCCCTCACTCTTATCAATGGCCACTTCTCCATAGATGGACAGGTCCCTCTCCTGCCCACACAGGTGGAGATTGGCACCATCAGCACTAATAAACCAAGACCCCTACCACAG GACTTGGAGGACTTCATGGGTGGAGCTGGAGAGGCCGGAGTCATTCTATTCAGCCTCGGCAGTATAGCAAGAAGCACACATATGCCCGGAAAATATAAG GACGTGCTGGTGGAGGCTTTCAGAAGTCTGCCTCAGCGAGTCATATGGAAGTACGAGGGGGATGACCTGCAGCTTCCACCTAACGTAATAACTACGGCGTGGGTTCCTCAGCAGGATATCCTCA GACACAATAAAACGAGGCTCTTCATTTCCCACTGCGGCAACTTGGGGGTGCAGGAGGCCCAGTACAACGGCGTGCCGATCCTGGGAATGCCTCTTGCCTTCGATCAGCTACGAAATGCTCAACGCATGGCCAAAAACGGTTATGGTTTAGCCCTAGACTGGAATGACCTGACAGTCGAATCCTTGCTAGATGCCATCCACACTCTCCTCACTCCACG GTATCGAGAGAAACTGCAGGCAGTGTCCAAGGCACTTCATGACCAGAAGGAGAGCCCCAAGGAGCGAGCCACCTGGTGGGTGGAGTACGCCATCAGAAACAAGGGCGCTCCACATATGACATACAGTGGAAAGCGTCTTCACTTCCTGCAGTATGTCATGGTCGATGTTATGCTCTtcctggtggcagtggtggccgCGTGGCTGCTGCTCTCAATTCTTTGCCTCAGAAGACTAATCCGCTGCTGCAGGAGACCACAGAAGCACGCCTTGCAGGAGACCAAGAAGCAAAAATAG
- the LOC123506105 gene encoding UDP-glucosyltransferase 2-like isoform X2 — MKTTTRRVMHLFATLVVVVASAAVSASEQYRVLIVTPVASRSQYHLCAAIAEGLGEAGHEVTFVSSFKLKHTSKYGVQHVHSGGDNSMMEEMNLFDIHENPNIMFSTFTQVYKNIGHNMWANDEIKQLWHERNKFHAIITISYANEVISPFLLDYQGVFVTLCTPGIELRTISYQGNWLPFSSVPTLLTDFTQDMTFIERVINPLNFIFYRIVYIFTVLPVAQSIVQDYFPGMPPIETLYENSSLTLINGHFSIDGQVPLLPTQVEIGTISTNKPRPLPQDLEDFMGGAGEAGVILFSLGSIARSTHMPGKYKDVLVEAFRSLPQRVIWKYEGDDLQLPPNVITTAWVPQQDILRHNKTRLFISHCGNLGVQEAQYNGVPILGMPLAFDQLRNAQRMAKNGYGLALDWNDLTVESLLDAIHTLLTPRYREKLQAVSKALHDQKESPKERATWWVEYAIRNKGAPHMTYSGKRLHFLQYVMVDVMLFLVAVVAAWLLLSILCLRRLIRCCRRPQKHALQETKKQK, encoded by the exons atgaAGACTACAACAAGAAG ggtcatGCATCTATTCGCGactctggtggtagtggtggcgtcGGCAGCAGTATCGGCAAGCGAGCAGTACCGAGTGCTTATTGTGACCCCCGTGGCGAGCCGCAGTCAGTACCACCTCTGCGCTGCCATCGCCGAGGGTCTTGGGGAGGCCGGTCATGAGGTtacttttgtttcctccttcaaaTTAAAGCACACCTCTAA ATATGGCGTACAACACGTGCATTCTGGAGGCGACAACAGTATGATGGAAGAAATGAATTTGTTTGATATACACGAAAATCCAAACATCATGTTTTCTACATTCACGCAAGTATACAAGAATATAGGACATAACATGTGGGCCAATGACGAAATAAAACAACTTTGGCATGAAAGGAACAAGTTTCACGCAATTATCACCATTAGCTACGCTAACGAGGTGATTTCACCTTTCCTGCTGGATTATCAAGGAGTGTTTGTAACTTTGTGCACACCCGGTATTGAGCTTCGAACTATTTCTTATCAAGGCAACTGGCTTCCCTTTTCCTCGGTGCCAACACTTCTGACTGACTTCACTCAAGACATGACGTTTATTGAGAGAGTTATTAATCCACTTAATTTCATATTCTATAGAATCGTATACATATTTACGGTACTGCCGGTAGCCCAGAGCATTGTGCAAGACTATTTCCCCGGAATGCCTCCCATTGAGACGCTCTATGAAAACAGTTCCCTCACTCTTATCAATGGCCACTTCTCCATAGATGGACAGGTCCCTCTCCTGCCCACACAGGTGGAGATTGGCACCATCAGCACTAATAAACCAAGACCCCTACCACAG GACTTGGAGGACTTCATGGGTGGAGCTGGAGAGGCCGGAGTCATTCTATTCAGCCTCGGCAGTATAGCAAGAAGCACACATATGCCCGGAAAATATAAG GACGTGCTGGTGGAGGCTTTCAGAAGTCTGCCTCAGCGAGTCATATGGAAGTACGAGGGGGATGACCTGCAGCTTCCACCTAACGTAATAACTACGGCGTGGGTTCCTCAGCAGGATATCCTCA GACACAATAAAACGAGGCTCTTCATTTCCCACTGCGGCAACTTGGGGGTGCAGGAGGCCCAGTACAACGGCGTGCCGATCCTGGGAATGCCTCTTGCCTTCGATCAGCTACGAAATGCTCAACGCATGGCCAAAAACGGTTATGGTTTAGCCCTAGACTGGAATGACCTGACAGTCGAATCCTTGCTAGATGCCATCCACACTCTCCTCACTCCACG GTATCGAGAGAAACTGCAGGCAGTGTCCAAGGCACTTCATGACCAGAAGGAGAGCCCCAAGGAGCGAGCCACCTGGTGGGTGGAGTACGCCATCAGAAACAAGGGCGCTCCACATATGACATACAGTGGAAAGCGTCTTCACTTCCTGCAGTATGTCATGGTCGATGTTATGCTCTtcctggtggcagtggtggccgCGTGGCTGCTGCTCTCAATTCTTTGCCTCAGAAGACTAATCCGCTGCTGCAGGAGACCACAGAAGCACGCCTTGCAGGAGACCAAGAAGCAAAAATAG